One Misgurnus anguillicaudatus chromosome 20, ASM2758022v2, whole genome shotgun sequence DNA segment encodes these proteins:
- the c20h6orf47 gene encoding uncharacterized protein C6orf47 homolog has translation MTAVVGRVWGWVSPTNLYSTWGSKTKPEKPPTTENLTKSKWGLWGLTSWVWRSEKAANQKIMNEEFWDTVENVKPLEIEELRVIRPEVEIEKVSTRSSSSYWKWLRPSSYIFWPRWSMPTALGHQKCASKLESDEVDGESNYGTPPPSPTPLSQGQAAFQFFSRSWSGEVQPEHYEVCFNFLRHLFDLFVVGFLTTVSPPTKVILDVLGVQGALKLWLHGMAMFLVASVGMAGLLWVVQEYLLHFALMYGIVQALVISVSVRQSEPVDEVDDGKGDDEAEEENKDTLEQNDTQQMVETKKLK, from the coding sequence ATGACAGCTGTTGTAGGTCGAGTTTGGGGGTGGGTAAGTCCAACCAATCTGTACTCCACCTGGGGCAGTAAGACCAAACCAGAAAAACCCCCAACAACTGAAAATCTGACTAAAAGCAAGTGGGGATTATGGGGTCTCACTTCCTGGGTTTGGAGGAGTGAGAAAGCTGCAAACCAAAAGATAATGAATGAGGAATTCTGGGATACAGTGGAAAATGTCAAGCCTTTGGAAATCGAGGAGTTGAGGGTGATCAGACCCGAGGTTGAGATCGAAAAAGTATCGACCCGAAGCTCTTCAAGCTATTGGAAGTGGTTGCGTCCATCCAGCTACATTTTTTGGCCTAGGTGGTCTATGCCCACTGCGCTCGGGCATCAAAAATGTGCCAGTAAGTTGGAGTCTGATGAAGTCGATGGGGAGTCAAATTATGGGACACCTCCGCCATCCCCTACGCCTCTGTCCCAGGGACAAGCAGCATTCCAGTTCTTCTCTCGCTCGTGGTCTGGTGAAGTTCAGCCTGAACACTACGAGGTTTGCTTTAACTTCCTTCGCCACCTCTTTGACTTGTTTGTGGTGGGCTTCCTGACAACCGTGTCCCCTCCGACCAAGGTCATTTTGGATGTTCTGGGGGTCCAGGGGGCCCTGAAACTGTGGCTTCATGGCATGGCCATGTTTCTTGTAGCATCTGTTGGGATGGCTGGACTGCTGTGGGTGGTGCAGGAGTATCTGCTTCATTTTGCCTTGATGTATGGCATCGTGCAAGCTCTGGTCATCTCTGTTAGCGTACGCCAGAGTGAACCTGTGGACGAGGTGGATGATGGGAAAGGCGATGATGAAGCTGAGGAGGAGAACAAAGACACTTTGGAGCAGAATGACACACAGCAAATGGTCGAAACCAAGAAGTTAAAATGA